One Spinacia oleracea cultivar Varoflay chromosome 4, BTI_SOV_V1, whole genome shotgun sequence DNA segment encodes these proteins:
- the LOC110799270 gene encoding BURP domain-containing protein BNM2C encodes MECNSMRILFIFLLSVTPLISCAAIGEEVASNENDHVPVNHHHDHGHSTPHIDHSVQAFFTPEDLKEGNVIPTMFRGRYPSSSSPRLLPREEADSIPFLHSKLPYLLHLFGFAQASARANAVEETLRQCLIDKPIQGETKTCATSLESMLDFVQQIFGSSTKFKALSTKTFAKSGTGSNIIQNYTITKEPRQVPSPKMVACHTLPYPYVVYYCHHQESESKVFKVSLRGEVNNNIVEAISVCHLDTSQWSPNHPSFQVLGLKPGSSPICHFFPADNLVWVPLFDTQDLGYKVLST; translated from the exons ATGGAGTGCAACAGTATGAGAATCTTGTTCATATTTCTGCTCTCAGTTACTCCCTTG ATTAGTTGTGCTGCAATTGGAGAAGAAGTTGCAAGTAATGAAAATGATCATGTTCCTGTTAATCATCATCATGATCATGGTCATTCAACACCTCACATCGACCATTCTGTACAAGCATTCTTCACCCCTGAAGACCTTAAAGAAGGAAATGTAATACCAACTATGTTTCGAGGTCGATACCCGTCTTCGAGTTCTCCTCGTTTACTTCCTAGGGAAGAAGCTGATTCAATACCTTTCTTACACTCTAAACTCCCTTATCTTCTTCACCTCTTCGGCTTCGCTCAAGCTTCGGCTCGAGCGAATGCCGTTGAAGAAACCCTAAGACAATGCCTAATCGACAAACCGATCCAAGGAGAAACTAAGACCTGTGCTACCTCCTTAGAGTCTATGCTCGATTTTGTGCAACAAATCTTTGGTTCATCAACCAAATTTAAGGCCTTGAGTACTAAAACTTTCGCAAAATCtg GAACAGGGAGTAATATTATACAAAACTATACCATAACGAAGGAACCTAGACAAGTACCATCTCCGAAAATGGTTGCTTGTCATACATTGCCGTACCCATATGTAGTGTACTATTGTCATCACCAAGAAAGCGAAAGTAAGGTGTTTAAAGTTTCATTAAGGGGTGAAGTAAATAACAATATTGTGGAAGCTATTTCTGTATGTCATCTGGATACCTCTCAATGGAGTCCGAATCATCCGTCGTTTCAAGTTTTGGGACTCAAACCTGGTTCATCTCCAATTTGTCATTTCTTTCCTGCTGATAATCTTGTTTGGGTGCCATTATTTGATACTCAAGACTTAGGTTATAAGGTTTTAAGTACTTAA